In Phoenix dactylifera cultivar Barhee BC4 chromosome 11, palm_55x_up_171113_PBpolish2nd_filt_p, whole genome shotgun sequence, the following are encoded in one genomic region:
- the LOC103711957 gene encoding uncharacterized protein At4g06744-like: MGGSRSSYSSTLFTSLLLLLLLPPAAAASVLSLSNNSLPTLLHSNSREAIEIGIGIGIGGGGSPPPESEPICPPPPPPPPCPPPPLPPPPPPPPKPVGPGPSDFENILLYRAYFVIQRFRKTITDDPKGISKSWRGYDICHKHTQDTYKGFFCGIPPTRKTMRNVASIDFNGYNLGAETLQGFIDRMPDLAIFHANSNNFSGTVPDLSKLRFLYELDFSNNKLTGSFPINVLPLLANISFLDLRFNQFFGTVPPSVFGIKLDVLFINNNNFTQALPDDLGSTNASYLTLANNGFTGPIPASIGKACNTLMEVLLLNNSLSGCLPYQVGLLKKATVFDAGTNQITGPIPLSFGCLLKVEQLNLARNLLYGKVPDVVCRLADYGHLANLSLSSNYFTRLGFSCWELIDRGILDVRHNCIPGLPDQRSPEECAWFLKQPKYCPVLPYIPCYIPWMHGGGVPSATAMLPAVNGGWDTSPASRYPSYSALLNVHGP, encoded by the coding sequence ATGGGAGGCAGCAGAAGCAGCTATTCATCTACACTCTTCacatcactgctgctgctgctgctgctgccgccggcggcggcggccagtGTCCTAAGTTTGTCCAATAACAGCCTGCCGACATTACTTCACAGCAACAGCCGGGAAGCCATCGAAATCGGCATCGGCATCGGcatcggcggcggcggcagtcCCCCTCCAGAATCCGAGCCCATCTgtccaccacctcctcctcctcctccttgcccACCTCCCCCACTtcctccgcctccgccgccgccgccgaagCCAGTGGGGCCGGGGCCATCGGACTTCGAAAACATCCTGCTGTACAGAGCCTACTTTGTCATCCAACGCTTCAGGAAAACGATCACAGACGACCCCAAAGGAATCAGCAAGAGCTGGAGAGGGTACGATATCTGTCATAAGCACACTCAGGATACTTACAAAGGCTTCTTCTGCGGCATCCCTCCAACTCGGAAGACGATGCGCAACGTCGCCTCCATCGATTTCAACGGCTACAATCTCGGCGCCGAGACCCTCCAGGGCTTCATCGACCGGATGCCGGATCTTGCCATCTTCCACGCcaattccaacaacttctccGGCACCGTCCCGGACCTCTCCAAGCTCCGCTTCCTCTACGAGCTCGACTTCAGCAACAACAAGTTGACGGGCTCCTTCCCCATCAACGTCCTCCCCCTGCTCGCCAACATCTCCTTCCTCGACCTCCGCTTCAACCAGTTCTTCGGCACCGTCCCGCCCTCTGTCTTCGGCATCAAACTCGACGTCCTCTTCATCAACAACAACAACTTCACCCAGGCCCTCCCGGACGACCTCGGCAGCACCAACGCCTCTTACCTCACCCTCGCCAACAACGGCTTCACCGGCCCGATTCCGGCCTCCATCGGCAAAGCCTGCAATACGCTCATGGAAGTGCTCTTGCTCAACAACAGCCTCTCCGGCTGCCTCCCCTACCAAGTTGGGCTGCTGAAGAAGGCCACGGTGTTCGACGCCGGCACCAACCAGATCACCGGCCCGATACCGCTCTCCTTCGGCTGCTTGCTGAAGGTGGAGCAGCTGAACTTGGCCCGGAATCTGCTCTACGGGAAGGTGCCGGACGTCGTGTGCCGCCTGGCCGATTACGGTCACCTCGCCAACCTGTCTCTCTCCAGCAACTACTTCACCCGGCTGGGGTTCAGCTGCTGGGAGCTGATAGACAGGGGAATTCTCGACGTCCGGCACAACTGCATCCCGGGCTTGCCGGACCAGAGGTCGCCGGAGGAATGCGCCTGGTTTTTAAAGCAACCAAAATACTGTCCCGTCTTGCCTTACATTCCTTGCTACATCCCGTGGATGCACGGCGGCGGCGTCCCTTCCGCCACGGCGATGCTGCCGGCGGTGAACGGAGGCTGGGATACGTCTCCGGCGTCCCGCTACCCGAGCTACTCCGCTCTGCTTAACGTTCATGGGCCCTGA